In the Paramormyrops kingsleyae isolate MSU_618 chromosome 6, PKINGS_0.4, whole genome shotgun sequence genome, one interval contains:
- the LOC111848795 gene encoding TRPM8 channel-associated factor homolog, with protein sequence MDANAIYNFLVQKINKFSFGGTSVPCQLRLTSDMAVPVAVSPSGHVLIAASQYGKGRIVVIAHEAYMEEPEFGQFLQNAVSWLLPQPDSWVGLHKLPCLTEHLSKNGFNVKSLAKFDGSVGVFCCDAYLDNQAAEMVEFLKGGGGLLIGGQAWHWSYGHKEHDLQSFPGNKITRVAGISFTDTYGEKGSFPVLQKIPLQPIFTPNCKDNGQALKILLDGLTQFDLQNSSVPSSLLVHGLLAFPIAQDETGQVFLAAAHYGGGRVVVIPHEGYLDQPAMQTFILNVIRWLDKGRNQQILVNPEIKHLHKMLSTHNINSKVSNLNARSGVYCCSSYSDAQAEEIHCFVSEGGGLLMAGQAWWWSGNNRQQDPTAWYPGNRILNRFGISILQYTVEQKLYKAPSVDNALKCPHFRKELSEMISHVKNHRSLRGFKSSMSHFSRNCTSYLNMKAHYSPMYTGVLEELTSVVTGSSVFKVSPEFPVRSETEKIILHLANTIYELNPGQLTTSILRPYVSTHTTTITIDGSNKGAKLWRSTGLYVSPGTQVTICVPPGVSGKGLQVQIGCHTDDLSSLKELKRAPVVTKRFPVEAERVNVSSLWGGLLYLIVPPNSQLGSLDIVVENAVKAPYFKLGLSKVSSWQSSERSNPAPWAELEADSIILTVPSSDVRHLDDPIPLLTLWNSIMEGVSKLAAGPSPFPRPERIVADVQISAGWMHAGYPVMLHLESVKEIAQLTYMRSEGMWGPIHELGHNQQRKMWEFPPHTTEATNNLWSVYIHETVLNIPRYKAHPALKPEARKVTIKEYVVGGANLKDWTVWTCLETYLQLQEGFGWDAFIKVFSDYKVMPHSEMKKEEKMNLWAEKFSQKVKKNLVPFFKAWGWPIEDQVAKKVSSLPKWDNNPMISYL encoded by the exons atggatgccAATGCTATTTACAATTTCCTGGTCCAGAAGATCAACAAATTCAGTTTTGGTGGTACCAGTGTGCCATGCCAACTGCGGCTGACCAGTGACATGGCTGTGCCGGTGGCTGTGAGTCCCTCAGGCCACGTCCTTATTGCAGCTTCTCAATATGGCAAAGGTCGGATTGTGGTAATAGCTCATGAGGCATACATGGAAGAACCAGAATTTGGTCAGTTTCTTCAGAATGCTGTTTCCTGGCTTCTACCCCAGCCAGATTCTTGGGTGGGTCTACATAAGCTTCCTTGCCTTACTGAGCATTTATCCAAGAACGGATTCAATGTCAAGTCTTTAGCTAAATTTGATGGTTCTGTGGGTGTCTTCTGCTGCGATGCCTACCTTgataatcaagcagcagagatggTGGAGTTCTTAAAGGGGGGCGGTGGGCTCCTCATTGGAGGTCAGGCATGGCATTGGTCTTACGGTCACAAGGAGCATGATCTTCAGTCATTTCCTGGAAATAAAATAACCAGAGTTGCTGGGATCTCATTCACCGACACTTATGGGGAAAAGGGCTCCTTTCCTGTTCTTCAGAAAATACCACTGCAACCAATTTTTACTCC GAATTGCAAGGATAATGGACAAGCTCTGAAAATTCTCCTGGATGGATTAACTCAATTTGACCTGCAAAACTCCAGTGTACCCTCATCTCTGCTGGTCCATGGTCTCCTGGCATTCCCCATTGCCCAGGATGAGACAGGACAAGTGTTCTTGGCTGCAGCTCATTATGGGGGTGGCAGGGTAGTGGTGATACCCCATGAAGGTTACCTCGACCAACCTGCCATGCAAACTTTCATCCTTAATGTCATCCGTTGGCTAGACAAAGGGAGGAATCAACAAATCTTGGTGAACccagaaataaaacatttgcataAAATGCTCTCAACCCACAATATTAACAGCAAAGTGTCTAATCTCAATGCTAGATCAGGTGTCTACTGCTGCTCCTCCTACAGTGATGCTCAAGCTGAAGAGAtccactgctttgtgtctgagGGTGGTGGGCTGCTGATGGCAggtcaagcatggtggtggtCCGGCAATAACCGTCAACAAGACCCAACTGCATGGTACCCTGGGAACAGAATCCTCAATCGATTTGGGATCAGCATACTGCAGTACACTGTTGAGCAGAAACTCTACAAGGCTCCCAGTGTAGACAATGCTTTGAAGTGTCCTCACTTCCGCAAAGAGCTCTCTGAAATGATAAGCCATGTGAAGAACCATAGATCTCTGCGGGGTTTCAAGTCATCAATGAGTCATTTCTCTAGAAACTGTACTTCCTACCTAAACATGAAGGCTCATTACAGTCCCATGTACACTGGGGTTTTGGAGGAGTTAACTTCAGTTGTCACAGGGAGCAGTGTTTTTAAAGTTAGTCCAGAGTTTCCCGTGAGAAGTGAGACAGAAAAGATCATACTGCATCTTGCTAATACCATATATGAACTGAATCCAGGACAACTGACCACAAGCATTCTGAGACCGTATGTTTCCACTCATACTACAACCATTACCATTGATGGCAGCAATAAAG GTGCAAAATTATGGAGAAGCACAGGCCTTTATGTGTCTCCAGGGACACAAGTAACAATTTGTGTGCCACCAGGTGTCTCTGGGAAAGGCCTGCAA GTGCAGATTGGCTGCCACACTGATGACCTGAGTAGCCTGAAAGAGCTGAAACGGGCACCAGTGGTCACTAAGCGCTTCCCAGTTGAAGCAGAGAGGGTGAATGTGTCCAGCCTCTGGGGAGGACTCCTGTACCTCATTGTGCCCCCAAACAGCCAGCTTGGCAGCTTGGACATAGTTGTGGAGAACGCAGTCAAGGCCCCCTATTTCAAACTGG GACTGAGCAAAGTTTCCAGCTGGCAGTCCAGTGAGCGCTCTAATCCTGCCCCATGGGCAGAACTGGAGGCTGACAGCATCATCTTGACAGTGCCTTCAAGTGATGTGCGACACCTGGACGACCCCATACCATTACTGACCCTCTGGAACAGCATCATGGAGGGGGTCTCCAAACTGGCTGCTGGCCCCTCCCCTTTTCCACGCCCCGAGCGCATCGTCGCAGATGTTCAGATATCTGCAG GATGGATGCATGCAGGGTACCCTGTTATGCTTCATCTGGAATCTGTGAAAGAAATAGCCCAGCTTACGTACATGAGATCTGAAGGCATGTGGGGTCCCATCCATGAGCTGGGACACAACCAGCAGAGGAAGATGTGGGAATTCCCTCCACATACCACAGAAGCCACCAATAACCTGTGGTCTGTCTACATTCATGAGACAGTATTAAACATCCCCAGATACAAAGCACATCCTGCTCTCAAGCCAGAAGCTCGTAAAGTGACGATAAAAGAGTATGTTGTGGGTGGAGCAAACTTAAAAGACTGGACAGTCTGGACATGTTTGGAGACCTACTTGCAG CTTCAGGAAGGCTTTGGTTGGGACGCTTTCATCAAGGTCTTCTCTGACTACAAGGTGATGCCCCACAGTGAGATGAAGAAGGAGGAGAAGATGAACCTGTGGGCGGAAAAATTTTCTCAGAAGGTGAAGAAAAACCTGGTGCCTTTCTTTAAGGCCTGGGGCTGGCCCATCGAGGACCAGGTGGCCAAGAAAGTATCATCTTTACCAAAATGGGACAACAATCCCATGATAAGTTACCTTTAA
- the LOC111848765 gene encoding uncharacterized protein isoform X1, translated as MDRFLIKTGTTGPGKTENEDKKIKTKAKRDQRKSSPAVPQHPLHLSGEQNVPSKTRLPTGQLIPSQCTPTERILLQMLGELQSQVQHLTQIVTQRPPFLGNGPAETPLTTCAEDVGLPLQDIEELKNIEMQLGNVDFKNKLKSRLIRPGNIFPVFNCPILVSKLSMAGGQTLKKTVWRICGKVFAPQLAVHLNWCGRGDKTPMRNTNIIDVIIQSALQNPLVSSPNEAEAEKTIKEWLRLSRDRLTRRVR; from the exons ATGGATCGTTTCTTGATTAAAACTGGCACAACAGGCCctggaaaaactgaaaatgaggacaagaaaataaaaacaaaagctaaAAGGGACC AAAGAAAATCCTCTCCAGCTGTCCCACAACATCCTCTGCACCTCTCAGGAGAACAAA ATGTTCCTTCGAAAACTCGGTTACCCACAGGGCAACTTATACCAAGTCAATGCACAC CAACAGAGAGGATCCTTCTGCAAATGTTGGGGGAGTTGCAGAGCCAGGTCCAACACCTGACACAGATTGTTACCCAAAGACCTCCCTTTTTGGGTAACGGTCCTGCAGAGACACCATTAACAACG tgtgcagaGGATGTTGGACTTCCACTGCAAGACATTGAGGAGCTGAAGAACATCGAAATGCAGTTGGGAAATGTTGACTTTAAGAACAAACTG aaatcgagactcatcagaccaggcaacatttttccagtcttcaactgtccaattttg GTTTCCAAACTGTCAATGGCTGGGGGGCAAACACTAAAGAAAACAGTTTGGAGGATCTGTGGAAAGGTGTTTGCTCCCCAGTTGGCAGTTCATTTAAACTGGTGTGGCAGAGGGGACAAAACACCAATGAGGAATACAAACATCATAGATGTGATTATCC aGTCTGCATTACAAAACCCACTGGTGTCTAGTCCAAATGAGGCTGAAGCTGAAAAAACCATCAAAGAGTGGCTCAGACTGTCTCGTGACAGGCTGACCAGGCGTGTCCGATAG
- the LOC111848765 gene encoding uncharacterized protein isoform X3, with protein sequence MDRFLIKTGTTGPGKTENEDKKIKTKAKRDQRKSSPAVPQHPLHLSGEQNVPSKTRLPTGQLIPSQCTPTERILLQMLGELQSQVQHLTQIVTQRPPFLGNGPAETPLTTKSRLIRPGNIFPVFNCPILVSKLSMAGGQTLKKTVWRICGKVFAPQLAVHLNWCGRGDKTPMRNTNIIDVIIQSALQNPLVSSPNEAEAEKTIKEWLRLSRDRLTRRVR encoded by the exons ATGGATCGTTTCTTGATTAAAACTGGCACAACAGGCCctggaaaaactgaaaatgaggacaagaaaataaaaacaaaagctaaAAGGGACC AAAGAAAATCCTCTCCAGCTGTCCCACAACATCCTCTGCACCTCTCAGGAGAACAAA ATGTTCCTTCGAAAACTCGGTTACCCACAGGGCAACTTATACCAAGTCAATGCACAC CAACAGAGAGGATCCTTCTGCAAATGTTGGGGGAGTTGCAGAGCCAGGTCCAACACCTGACACAGATTGTTACCCAAAGACCTCCCTTTTTGGGTAACGGTCCTGCAGAGACACCATTAACAACG aaatcgagactcatcagaccaggcaacatttttccagtcttcaactgtccaattttg GTTTCCAAACTGTCAATGGCTGGGGGGCAAACACTAAAGAAAACAGTTTGGAGGATCTGTGGAAAGGTGTTTGCTCCCCAGTTGGCAGTTCATTTAAACTGGTGTGGCAGAGGGGACAAAACACCAATGAGGAATACAAACATCATAGATGTGATTATCC aGTCTGCATTACAAAACCCACTGGTGTCTAGTCCAAATGAGGCTGAAGCTGAAAAAACCATCAAAGAGTGGCTCAGACTGTCTCGTGACAGGCTGACCAGGCGTGTCCGATAG
- the LOC111848765 gene encoding uncharacterized protein isoform X2 gives MDRFLIKTGTTGPGKTENEDKKIKTKAKRDQRKSSPAVPQHPLHLSGEQNVPSKTRLPTGQLIPSQCTPTERILLQMLGELQSQVQHLTQIVTQRPPFLGNGPAETPLTTCAEDVGLPLQDIEELKNIEMQLGNVDFKNKLVSKLSMAGGQTLKKTVWRICGKVFAPQLAVHLNWCGRGDKTPMRNTNIIDVIIQSALQNPLVSSPNEAEAEKTIKEWLRLSRDRLTRRVR, from the exons ATGGATCGTTTCTTGATTAAAACTGGCACAACAGGCCctggaaaaactgaaaatgaggacaagaaaataaaaacaaaagctaaAAGGGACC AAAGAAAATCCTCTCCAGCTGTCCCACAACATCCTCTGCACCTCTCAGGAGAACAAA ATGTTCCTTCGAAAACTCGGTTACCCACAGGGCAACTTATACCAAGTCAATGCACAC CAACAGAGAGGATCCTTCTGCAAATGTTGGGGGAGTTGCAGAGCCAGGTCCAACACCTGACACAGATTGTTACCCAAAGACCTCCCTTTTTGGGTAACGGTCCTGCAGAGACACCATTAACAACG tgtgcagaGGATGTTGGACTTCCACTGCAAGACATTGAGGAGCTGAAGAACATCGAAATGCAGTTGGGAAATGTTGACTTTAAGAACAAACTG GTTTCCAAACTGTCAATGGCTGGGGGGCAAACACTAAAGAAAACAGTTTGGAGGATCTGTGGAAAGGTGTTTGCTCCCCAGTTGGCAGTTCATTTAAACTGGTGTGGCAGAGGGGACAAAACACCAATGAGGAATACAAACATCATAGATGTGATTATCC aGTCTGCATTACAAAACCCACTGGTGTCTAGTCCAAATGAGGCTGAAGCTGAAAAAACCATCAAAGAGTGGCTCAGACTGTCTCGTGACAGGCTGACCAGGCGTGTCCGATAG